In one window of Rhodanobacter soli DNA:
- a CDS encoding SPOR domain-containing protein: MFLRLLFVLLTALNIAVGAWLLLGQPYARGGTPSDPGVAELRLLSELPEPGPAATAAPPAPAVVTPSRNLSYSCLALGPFATPQDLRNARQALSAQATRMRSRQEQASQTSGWWVYLPAAGSRAQALAVARQLAARNIDDYFVVSSGEQPNTISLGLFKDPANARKRRDEVTAAGFPARMSERSESVPEYWLDLVVADGGNFDWRSRVRTAGIDSHSTGCF, translated from the coding sequence ATGTTCCTGCGTCTGCTGTTCGTACTGTTGACCGCGCTGAATATCGCAGTGGGCGCCTGGCTGCTGCTGGGGCAGCCATATGCCCGCGGCGGCACCCCCAGCGATCCGGGCGTGGCAGAACTGCGCCTGCTGTCGGAATTGCCGGAACCCGGCCCGGCGGCGACGGCGGCCCCGCCCGCGCCCGCGGTGGTGACGCCATCGCGCAATCTCAGTTACAGCTGCCTCGCGCTGGGCCCGTTCGCCACACCGCAGGACTTGCGCAACGCGCGCCAGGCGCTGTCCGCGCAGGCCACGCGGATGCGCTCGCGCCAGGAACAGGCCAGCCAGACCAGTGGCTGGTGGGTCTACCTGCCGGCGGCCGGAAGCCGTGCGCAGGCGCTGGCGGTGGCGCGGCAGCTTGCGGCGCGCAACATCGACGACTACTTCGTGGTCAGCTCCGGCGAGCAGCCCAACACGATCTCGCTGGGCCTGTTCAAGGACCCGGCGAATGCGCGCAAGCGCCGCGACGAAGTCACCGCGGCCGGCTTTCCCGCCCGCATGAGCGAGCGCAGCGAGAGCGTGCCCGAATACTGGCTGGACCTGGTGGTCGCCGACGGCGGCAACTTCGACTGGCGCAGCCGCGTCCGCACCGCCGGCATCGACTCGCACAGCACCGGCTGCTTCTGA
- a CDS encoding type III pantothenate kinase — MRLLLDLGNTRLKWALQAQSDGWLARGAVDWQEDPAAALVSAWTGLPRPEQMIAASVVDAAREAQVAAVAERLFARAPTWLRTPAHACGVRNAYAEPQRLGVDRFLAMVAAHADGRAPCVLAGVGTALTLDALAADGRHLGGLIAPGPRLMQQSLLDATARVRPERPGEIVELADNTADAVASGCWQAAAALVERFATRSAARFGTTPALILGGGDAAPLLPLLSLPAGLSQDGVLRGLAVWANAQ, encoded by the coding sequence ATGAGGCTGCTGCTCGACCTCGGCAATACGCGGCTGAAATGGGCGCTGCAGGCGCAGTCGGATGGCTGGCTGGCGCGCGGTGCGGTGGACTGGCAGGAGGATCCTGCAGCCGCGCTGGTGTCGGCCTGGACCGGCCTGCCGCGACCGGAACAGATGATCGCGGCATCGGTCGTCGATGCCGCGCGCGAAGCCCAGGTGGCGGCCGTGGCGGAACGCCTGTTCGCCCGCGCGCCGACCTGGCTGCGCACGCCGGCCCATGCCTGCGGCGTGCGCAACGCGTATGCCGAGCCGCAGCGGCTGGGCGTGGATCGTTTCCTGGCGATGGTCGCGGCGCATGCCGATGGCCGCGCGCCGTGCGTGCTGGCTGGCGTCGGCACCGCACTCACGCTGGATGCGCTGGCGGCGGATGGCCGGCACCTTGGCGGCCTGATCGCGCCGGGGCCGCGGTTGATGCAGCAGTCGCTGCTGGACGCCACGGCGCGGGTGCGGCCGGAACGACCGGGTGAGATCGTGGAACTGGCCGACAACACCGCCGATGCGGTGGCCTCGGGCTGCTGGCAGGCGGCCGCCGCGCTGGTGGAGCGCTTCGCCACGCGCTCGGCAGCGCGGTTCGGCACGACGCCCGCGCTGATCCTCGGCGGCGGCGACGCCGCGCCGCTGCTCCCGCTGTTGTCGCTGCCGGCCGGGCTGAGCCAGGACGGCGTGCTGCGCGGCCTGGCCGTGTGGGCCAACGCGCAATGA